In a single window of the Drosophila albomicans strain 15112-1751.03 chromosome 3, ASM965048v2, whole genome shotgun sequence genome:
- the LOC117572690 gene encoding glutaminase liver isoform, mitochondrial isoform X1 has translation MFKGVPTLANLNLRLLKSQVKTPRLTLVNGLVLVRRNKATATSLDIADADPKTDQINLDVYSQEDLLKRARFGHTGKQVQKKIASEKKLRTPPLLDLVFANRKLSFYDPSSGPKQREEHAKLEQRRNYSMRPHREQEQRNAEDVLFDMFASEETGLISMGKFLAGLKTTGIRRTDPRVRELMDNLKKVHKLNNYETGSSAETQHLNRETFKAVVSPNIVLIAKAFRQQFVIPDFSSFTKDIEEIYCNCKSNTLGKLADYIPQLARYSPNFWGVSICTVDGQRFSIGDVDEPFTLQSCSKPLTYAIALEKLGPKVVHSFVGQEPSGRNFNELVLDQNKKPHNPMINAGAILTCSLMNALVKPDMTSAEIFDYTMSWFKRLSGGEYIGFNNAVFLSEREAADRNYALGFYMRENKCFPKRTNLKEVMDYYFQCCSMETNCEAMSVIAASLANGGICPTTEEKVFRPEVIRDVLSIMHSCGTYDYSGQFAFKVGLPAKSGVSGGMMLVIPNVMGIFAWSPPLDDLGNTVRGLQFCEELVNMFNFHRYDNLKHLSNKKDPRKHRYETKGLSIVNLLFSAASGDVTALRRHRLSGMDITLADYDGRTALHLAASEGHLECVKFLLEQCHVPHNPKDRWGNLPVDEAENFNHSDVVEYLKSWAEKVKDAPEECFPEAVTTKTAADEEISTDTVTTPDRSGNTSPVPSEAGFRSPSPVSSESDSTASVASVDKTKPGL, from the exons ATGTTTAAAGGTGTTCCAACGCTTGCGAATCTTAATCTGCGATTGCTGAAGAGTCAGGTCAAAACTCCACGCCTCACGCTGGTCAATGGCCTAGTGCTGGTGCGACGCAACAAGGCAACGGCTACCTCTCTGGACATCGCCGACGCGGATCCCAAGACCGATCAGATTAATCTCGATGTCTATAGTCAGGAGGACCTCTTGAAACGCGCCAGATTTGGGCATACGGGCAAACAGGTTCAAAAGAAAATCGCATCTGAG AAGAAATTGCGAACTCCACCACTATTGGACTTGGTTTTTGCCAATCGGAAATTATCCTTTTATGATCCCAGCTCTGGACCGAAGCAACGCGAGGAACATGCCAAACT GGAACAGCGACGCAACTATTCGATGAGGCC TCATCGCGAGCAGGAGCAACGCAATGCCGAGGATGTGTTGTTCGATATGTTCGCCAGCGAGGAGACTGGACTCATATCGATGGGCAAATTTCTGGCCGGACTAAAGACCACAGGAATTCGACGCACCGATCCCCGTGTGCGCGAGTTAATGGACAACCTCAAGAAGGTGCACAAGCTGAACAACTACGAGACGGGATCCTCGGCAGAGACTCAGCATCTAAATCGCGAGACCTTCAAAGC TGTCGTTTCGCCAAATATTGTGCTCATTGCCAAAGCATTCCGTCAGCAGTTTGTGATCCCTGATTTCTCCAGTTTCACCAAGGACATTGAGGAAATCTATTGCAACTGCAAGTCCAATACGCTCGGCAAATTGGCCGATTACATTCCCCAGCTGGCACGCTACAGTCCCAACTTTTGGGGCGTCAGCATCTGCACTGTGGATGGGCAACGCTTCTCCATTGGCGATGTCGACGAGCCCTTCACACTTCAAAGTTGCAGCAAGCCCCTGACCTATGCCATTGCCCTGGAGAAGCTCGGGCCCAAGGTGGTGCATTCCTTTGTCGGCCAGGAGCCGAGTGGTCGCAACTTCAACGAGCTGGTTCTCGATCAGAATA AGAAACCCCACAATCCCATGATCAATGCGGGTGCCATACTTACTTGTTCTTTGATGAACGCACTGGTCAAGCCGGACATGACCTCTGCTGAAATCTTTGATTATACCATGTCATGGTTCAAGCGCTTGTCAGGTGGTGAATACATTGGCTTCAACAATGCTGTGTTCCTCTCAGAACGTGAGGCTGCAGATCGCAACTATGCGTTGGGCTTCTATATGCGGGAGAACAAGTGTTTCCCGAAGCGCACCAACCTGAAGGAAGTGATGGATTACTATTTCCAATGCTGCTCCATGGAAACCAATTGCGAAGCCATGTCTGTGATAGCTGCCAGTCTGGCCAATGGTGGCATTTGTCCCACCACTGAGGAGAAGGTCTTTCGCCCTGAAGTTATTCGGGATGTGCTCTCGATTATGCACTCTTGCGGCACTTACGACTACTCGGGTCAGTTTGCCTTCAAGGTAGGCTTGCCAGCCAAGTCTGGTGTAAGCGGTGGCATGATGCTGGTCATTCCCAATGTGATGGGCATCTTTGCCTGGTCTCCACCTCTGGATGATCTGGGTAATACAGTGCGCGGTCTGCAATTCTGCGAGGAGCTGGTCAACATGTTCAATTTCCATCGCTACGATAACCTGAAGCATCTCTCCAACAAGAAGGATCCGCGCAAGCATCGCTACGAGACCAAGGGTCTCTCCATTGTCAATCTGCTCTTCTCGGCAGCGAGTGGTGATGTCACCGCATTGCGTCGTCATCGCCTCTCGGGTATGGACATCACACTTGCCGACTATGATGGACGCACTGCTCTGCACTTGGCTGCCTCTGAAGGTCACTTGGAGTGTGTGAAGTTCCTGTTGGAGCAGTGTCATGTTCCACACAATCCCAAGGATCGTTGGGGTAATCTGCCCGTCGATGAGGCCGAGAACTTTAATCACTCGGATGTTGTTGAGTACCTTAAGAGCTGGGCTGAGAAGGTGAAGGATGCACCCGAGGAATGTTTCCCCGAAGCTGTGACCACCAAAACAGCAGCCGATGAG GAGATTTCAACCGACACTGTAACCACTCCAGACCGCAGTGGCAACACCAGTCCCGTACCTTCAGAGGCTGGCTTTAGGAGCCCCAGTCCAGTGTCCTCGGAGTCGGACAGCACGGCGAGTGTTGCCAGCGTGGACAAAACTAAGCCAGGTCTCTAA
- the LOC117572690 gene encoding glutaminase liver isoform, mitochondrial isoform X6 yields the protein MSKKCIGVFVFNLCKKKLRTPPLLDLVFANRKLSFYDPSSGPKQREEHAKLEQRRNYSMRPHREQEQRNAEDVLFDMFASEETGLISMGKFLAGLKTTGIRRTDPRVRELMDNLKKVHKLNNYETGSSAETQHLNRETFKAVVSPNIVLIAKAFRQQFVIPDFSSFTKDIEEIYCNCKSNTLGKLADYIPQLARYSPNFWGVSICTVDGQRFSIGDVDEPFTLQSCSKPLTYAIALEKLGPKVVHSFVGQEPSGRNFNELVLDQNKKPHNPMINAGAILTCSLMNALVKPDMTSAEIFDYTMSWFKRLSGGEYIGFNNAVFLSEREAADRNYALGFYMRENKCFPKRTNLKEVMDYYFQCCSMETNCEAMSVIAASLANGGICPTTEEKVFRPEVIRDVLSIMHSCGTYDYSGQFAFKVGLPAKSGVSGGMMLVIPNVMGIFAWSPPLDDLGNTVRGLQFCEELVNMFNFHRYDNLKHLSNKKDPRKHRYETKGLSIVNLLFSAASGDVTALRRHRLSGMDITLADYDGRTALHLAASEGHLECVKFLLEQCHVPHNPKDRWGNLPVDEAENFNHSDVVEYLKSWAEKVKDAPEECFPEAVTTKTAADEEISTDTVTTPDRSGNTSPVPSEAGFRSPSPVSSESDSTASVASVDKTKPGL from the exons ATGAGTAAAAAATGCATAGGAGTCTTTGTGTTTAATCTTTGCAAG AAGAAATTGCGAACTCCACCACTATTGGACTTGGTTTTTGCCAATCGGAAATTATCCTTTTATGATCCCAGCTCTGGACCGAAGCAACGCGAGGAACATGCCAAACT GGAACAGCGACGCAACTATTCGATGAGGCC TCATCGCGAGCAGGAGCAACGCAATGCCGAGGATGTGTTGTTCGATATGTTCGCCAGCGAGGAGACTGGACTCATATCGATGGGCAAATTTCTGGCCGGACTAAAGACCACAGGAATTCGACGCACCGATCCCCGTGTGCGCGAGTTAATGGACAACCTCAAGAAGGTGCACAAGCTGAACAACTACGAGACGGGATCCTCGGCAGAGACTCAGCATCTAAATCGCGAGACCTTCAAAGC TGTCGTTTCGCCAAATATTGTGCTCATTGCCAAAGCATTCCGTCAGCAGTTTGTGATCCCTGATTTCTCCAGTTTCACCAAGGACATTGAGGAAATCTATTGCAACTGCAAGTCCAATACGCTCGGCAAATTGGCCGATTACATTCCCCAGCTGGCACGCTACAGTCCCAACTTTTGGGGCGTCAGCATCTGCACTGTGGATGGGCAACGCTTCTCCATTGGCGATGTCGACGAGCCCTTCACACTTCAAAGTTGCAGCAAGCCCCTGACCTATGCCATTGCCCTGGAGAAGCTCGGGCCCAAGGTGGTGCATTCCTTTGTCGGCCAGGAGCCGAGTGGTCGCAACTTCAACGAGCTGGTTCTCGATCAGAATA AGAAACCCCACAATCCCATGATCAATGCGGGTGCCATACTTACTTGTTCTTTGATGAACGCACTGGTCAAGCCGGACATGACCTCTGCTGAAATCTTTGATTATACCATGTCATGGTTCAAGCGCTTGTCAGGTGGTGAATACATTGGCTTCAACAATGCTGTGTTCCTCTCAGAACGTGAGGCTGCAGATCGCAACTATGCGTTGGGCTTCTATATGCGGGAGAACAAGTGTTTCCCGAAGCGCACCAACCTGAAGGAAGTGATGGATTACTATTTCCAATGCTGCTCCATGGAAACCAATTGCGAAGCCATGTCTGTGATAGCTGCCAGTCTGGCCAATGGTGGCATTTGTCCCACCACTGAGGAGAAGGTCTTTCGCCCTGAAGTTATTCGGGATGTGCTCTCGATTATGCACTCTTGCGGCACTTACGACTACTCGGGTCAGTTTGCCTTCAAGGTAGGCTTGCCAGCCAAGTCTGGTGTAAGCGGTGGCATGATGCTGGTCATTCCCAATGTGATGGGCATCTTTGCCTGGTCTCCACCTCTGGATGATCTGGGTAATACAGTGCGCGGTCTGCAATTCTGCGAGGAGCTGGTCAACATGTTCAATTTCCATCGCTACGATAACCTGAAGCATCTCTCCAACAAGAAGGATCCGCGCAAGCATCGCTACGAGACCAAGGGTCTCTCCATTGTCAATCTGCTCTTCTCGGCAGCGAGTGGTGATGTCACCGCATTGCGTCGTCATCGCCTCTCGGGTATGGACATCACACTTGCCGACTATGATGGACGCACTGCTCTGCACTTGGCTGCCTCTGAAGGTCACTTGGAGTGTGTGAAGTTCCTGTTGGAGCAGTGTCATGTTCCACACAATCCCAAGGATCGTTGGGGTAATCTGCCCGTCGATGAGGCCGAGAACTTTAATCACTCGGATGTTGTTGAGTACCTTAAGAGCTGGGCTGAGAAGGTGAAGGATGCACCCGAGGAATGTTTCCCCGAAGCTGTGACCACCAAAACAGCAGCCGATGAG GAGATTTCAACCGACACTGTAACCACTCCAGACCGCAGTGGCAACACCAGTCCCGTACCTTCAGAGGCTGGCTTTAGGAGCCCCAGTCCAGTGTCCTCGGAGTCGGACAGCACGGCGAGTGTTGCCAGCGTGGACAAAACTAAGCCAGGTCTCTAA
- the LOC117572690 gene encoding glutaminase liver isoform, mitochondrial isoform X3 has protein sequence MFKGVPTLANLNLRLLKSQVKTPRLTLVNGLVLVRRNKATATSLDIADADPKTDQINLDVYSQEDLLKRARFGHTGKQVQKKIASEKKLRTPPLLDLVFANRKLSFYDPSSGPKQREEHAKLHREQEQRNAEDVLFDMFASEETGLISMGKFLAGLKTTGIRRTDPRVRELMDNLKKVHKLNNYETGSSAETQHLNRETFKAVVSPNIVLIAKAFRQQFVIPDFSSFTKDIEEIYCNCKSNTLGKLADYIPQLARYSPNFWGVSICTVDGQRFSIGDVDEPFTLQSCSKPLTYAIALEKLGPKVVHSFVGQEPSGRNFNELVLDQNKKPHNPMINAGAILTCSLMNALVKPDMTSAEIFDYTMSWFKRLSGGEYIGFNNAVFLSEREAADRNYALGFYMRENKCFPKRTNLKEVMDYYFQCCSMETNCEAMSVIAASLANGGICPTTEEKVFRPEVIRDVLSIMHSCGTYDYSGQFAFKVGLPAKSGVSGGMMLVIPNVMGIFAWSPPLDDLGNTVRGLQFCEELVNMFNFHRYDNLKHLSNKKDPRKHRYETKGLSIVNLLFSAASGDVTALRRHRLSGMDITLADYDGRTALHLAASEGHLECVKFLLEQCHVPHNPKDRWGNLPVDEAENFNHSDVVEYLKSWAEKVKDAPEECFPEAVTTKTAADEEISTDTVTTPDRSGNTSPVPSEAGFRSPSPVSSESDSTASVASVDKTKPGL, from the exons ATGTTTAAAGGTGTTCCAACGCTTGCGAATCTTAATCTGCGATTGCTGAAGAGTCAGGTCAAAACTCCACGCCTCACGCTGGTCAATGGCCTAGTGCTGGTGCGACGCAACAAGGCAACGGCTACCTCTCTGGACATCGCCGACGCGGATCCCAAGACCGATCAGATTAATCTCGATGTCTATAGTCAGGAGGACCTCTTGAAACGCGCCAGATTTGGGCATACGGGCAAACAGGTTCAAAAGAAAATCGCATCTGAG AAGAAATTGCGAACTCCACCACTATTGGACTTGGTTTTTGCCAATCGGAAATTATCCTTTTATGATCCCAGCTCTGGACCGAAGCAACGCGAGGAACATGCCAAACT TCATCGCGAGCAGGAGCAACGCAATGCCGAGGATGTGTTGTTCGATATGTTCGCCAGCGAGGAGACTGGACTCATATCGATGGGCAAATTTCTGGCCGGACTAAAGACCACAGGAATTCGACGCACCGATCCCCGTGTGCGCGAGTTAATGGACAACCTCAAGAAGGTGCACAAGCTGAACAACTACGAGACGGGATCCTCGGCAGAGACTCAGCATCTAAATCGCGAGACCTTCAAAGC TGTCGTTTCGCCAAATATTGTGCTCATTGCCAAAGCATTCCGTCAGCAGTTTGTGATCCCTGATTTCTCCAGTTTCACCAAGGACATTGAGGAAATCTATTGCAACTGCAAGTCCAATACGCTCGGCAAATTGGCCGATTACATTCCCCAGCTGGCACGCTACAGTCCCAACTTTTGGGGCGTCAGCATCTGCACTGTGGATGGGCAACGCTTCTCCATTGGCGATGTCGACGAGCCCTTCACACTTCAAAGTTGCAGCAAGCCCCTGACCTATGCCATTGCCCTGGAGAAGCTCGGGCCCAAGGTGGTGCATTCCTTTGTCGGCCAGGAGCCGAGTGGTCGCAACTTCAACGAGCTGGTTCTCGATCAGAATA AGAAACCCCACAATCCCATGATCAATGCGGGTGCCATACTTACTTGTTCTTTGATGAACGCACTGGTCAAGCCGGACATGACCTCTGCTGAAATCTTTGATTATACCATGTCATGGTTCAAGCGCTTGTCAGGTGGTGAATACATTGGCTTCAACAATGCTGTGTTCCTCTCAGAACGTGAGGCTGCAGATCGCAACTATGCGTTGGGCTTCTATATGCGGGAGAACAAGTGTTTCCCGAAGCGCACCAACCTGAAGGAAGTGATGGATTACTATTTCCAATGCTGCTCCATGGAAACCAATTGCGAAGCCATGTCTGTGATAGCTGCCAGTCTGGCCAATGGTGGCATTTGTCCCACCACTGAGGAGAAGGTCTTTCGCCCTGAAGTTATTCGGGATGTGCTCTCGATTATGCACTCTTGCGGCACTTACGACTACTCGGGTCAGTTTGCCTTCAAGGTAGGCTTGCCAGCCAAGTCTGGTGTAAGCGGTGGCATGATGCTGGTCATTCCCAATGTGATGGGCATCTTTGCCTGGTCTCCACCTCTGGATGATCTGGGTAATACAGTGCGCGGTCTGCAATTCTGCGAGGAGCTGGTCAACATGTTCAATTTCCATCGCTACGATAACCTGAAGCATCTCTCCAACAAGAAGGATCCGCGCAAGCATCGCTACGAGACCAAGGGTCTCTCCATTGTCAATCTGCTCTTCTCGGCAGCGAGTGGTGATGTCACCGCATTGCGTCGTCATCGCCTCTCGGGTATGGACATCACACTTGCCGACTATGATGGACGCACTGCTCTGCACTTGGCTGCCTCTGAAGGTCACTTGGAGTGTGTGAAGTTCCTGTTGGAGCAGTGTCATGTTCCACACAATCCCAAGGATCGTTGGGGTAATCTGCCCGTCGATGAGGCCGAGAACTTTAATCACTCGGATGTTGTTGAGTACCTTAAGAGCTGGGCTGAGAAGGTGAAGGATGCACCCGAGGAATGTTTCCCCGAAGCTGTGACCACCAAAACAGCAGCCGATGAG GAGATTTCAACCGACACTGTAACCACTCCAGACCGCAGTGGCAACACCAGTCCCGTACCTTCAGAGGCTGGCTTTAGGAGCCCCAGTCCAGTGTCCTCGGAGTCGGACAGCACGGCGAGTGTTGCCAGCGTGGACAAAACTAAGCCAGGTCTCTAA
- the LOC117572690 gene encoding glutaminase liver isoform, mitochondrial isoform X7, with protein MIKKLRTPPLLDLVFANRKLSFYDPSSGPKQREEHAKLEQRRNYSMRPHREQEQRNAEDVLFDMFASEETGLISMGKFLAGLKTTGIRRTDPRVRELMDNLKKVHKLNNYETGSSAETQHLNRETFKAVVSPNIVLIAKAFRQQFVIPDFSSFTKDIEEIYCNCKSNTLGKLADYIPQLARYSPNFWGVSICTVDGQRFSIGDVDEPFTLQSCSKPLTYAIALEKLGPKVVHSFVGQEPSGRNFNELVLDQNKKPHNPMINAGAILTCSLMNALVKPDMTSAEIFDYTMSWFKRLSGGEYIGFNNAVFLSEREAADRNYALGFYMRENKCFPKRTNLKEVMDYYFQCCSMETNCEAMSVIAASLANGGICPTTEEKVFRPEVIRDVLSIMHSCGTYDYSGQFAFKVGLPAKSGVSGGMMLVIPNVMGIFAWSPPLDDLGNTVRGLQFCEELVNMFNFHRYDNLKHLSNKKDPRKHRYETKGLSIVNLLFSAASGDVTALRRHRLSGMDITLADYDGRTALHLAASEGHLECVKFLLEQCHVPHNPKDRWGNLPVDEAENFNHSDVVEYLKSWAEKVKDAPEECFPEAVTTKTAADEEISTDTVTTPDRSGNTSPVPSEAGFRSPSPVSSESDSTASVASVDKTKPGL; from the exons ATGATA AAGAAATTGCGAACTCCACCACTATTGGACTTGGTTTTTGCCAATCGGAAATTATCCTTTTATGATCCCAGCTCTGGACCGAAGCAACGCGAGGAACATGCCAAACT GGAACAGCGACGCAACTATTCGATGAGGCC TCATCGCGAGCAGGAGCAACGCAATGCCGAGGATGTGTTGTTCGATATGTTCGCCAGCGAGGAGACTGGACTCATATCGATGGGCAAATTTCTGGCCGGACTAAAGACCACAGGAATTCGACGCACCGATCCCCGTGTGCGCGAGTTAATGGACAACCTCAAGAAGGTGCACAAGCTGAACAACTACGAGACGGGATCCTCGGCAGAGACTCAGCATCTAAATCGCGAGACCTTCAAAGC TGTCGTTTCGCCAAATATTGTGCTCATTGCCAAAGCATTCCGTCAGCAGTTTGTGATCCCTGATTTCTCCAGTTTCACCAAGGACATTGAGGAAATCTATTGCAACTGCAAGTCCAATACGCTCGGCAAATTGGCCGATTACATTCCCCAGCTGGCACGCTACAGTCCCAACTTTTGGGGCGTCAGCATCTGCACTGTGGATGGGCAACGCTTCTCCATTGGCGATGTCGACGAGCCCTTCACACTTCAAAGTTGCAGCAAGCCCCTGACCTATGCCATTGCCCTGGAGAAGCTCGGGCCCAAGGTGGTGCATTCCTTTGTCGGCCAGGAGCCGAGTGGTCGCAACTTCAACGAGCTGGTTCTCGATCAGAATA AGAAACCCCACAATCCCATGATCAATGCGGGTGCCATACTTACTTGTTCTTTGATGAACGCACTGGTCAAGCCGGACATGACCTCTGCTGAAATCTTTGATTATACCATGTCATGGTTCAAGCGCTTGTCAGGTGGTGAATACATTGGCTTCAACAATGCTGTGTTCCTCTCAGAACGTGAGGCTGCAGATCGCAACTATGCGTTGGGCTTCTATATGCGGGAGAACAAGTGTTTCCCGAAGCGCACCAACCTGAAGGAAGTGATGGATTACTATTTCCAATGCTGCTCCATGGAAACCAATTGCGAAGCCATGTCTGTGATAGCTGCCAGTCTGGCCAATGGTGGCATTTGTCCCACCACTGAGGAGAAGGTCTTTCGCCCTGAAGTTATTCGGGATGTGCTCTCGATTATGCACTCTTGCGGCACTTACGACTACTCGGGTCAGTTTGCCTTCAAGGTAGGCTTGCCAGCCAAGTCTGGTGTAAGCGGTGGCATGATGCTGGTCATTCCCAATGTGATGGGCATCTTTGCCTGGTCTCCACCTCTGGATGATCTGGGTAATACAGTGCGCGGTCTGCAATTCTGCGAGGAGCTGGTCAACATGTTCAATTTCCATCGCTACGATAACCTGAAGCATCTCTCCAACAAGAAGGATCCGCGCAAGCATCGCTACGAGACCAAGGGTCTCTCCATTGTCAATCTGCTCTTCTCGGCAGCGAGTGGTGATGTCACCGCATTGCGTCGTCATCGCCTCTCGGGTATGGACATCACACTTGCCGACTATGATGGACGCACTGCTCTGCACTTGGCTGCCTCTGAAGGTCACTTGGAGTGTGTGAAGTTCCTGTTGGAGCAGTGTCATGTTCCACACAATCCCAAGGATCGTTGGGGTAATCTGCCCGTCGATGAGGCCGAGAACTTTAATCACTCGGATGTTGTTGAGTACCTTAAGAGCTGGGCTGAGAAGGTGAAGGATGCACCCGAGGAATGTTTCCCCGAAGCTGTGACCACCAAAACAGCAGCCGATGAG GAGATTTCAACCGACACTGTAACCACTCCAGACCGCAGTGGCAACACCAGTCCCGTACCTTCAGAGGCTGGCTTTAGGAGCCCCAGTCCAGTGTCCTCGGAGTCGGACAGCACGGCGAGTGTTGCCAGCGTGGACAAAACTAAGCCAGGTCTCTAA
- the LOC117572690 gene encoding glutaminase liver isoform, mitochondrial isoform X8, whose protein sequence is MIKKLRTPPLLDLVFANRKLSFYDPSSGPKQREEHAKLHREQEQRNAEDVLFDMFASEETGLISMGKFLAGLKTTGIRRTDPRVRELMDNLKKVHKLNNYETGSSAETQHLNRETFKAVVSPNIVLIAKAFRQQFVIPDFSSFTKDIEEIYCNCKSNTLGKLADYIPQLARYSPNFWGVSICTVDGQRFSIGDVDEPFTLQSCSKPLTYAIALEKLGPKVVHSFVGQEPSGRNFNELVLDQNKKPHNPMINAGAILTCSLMNALVKPDMTSAEIFDYTMSWFKRLSGGEYIGFNNAVFLSEREAADRNYALGFYMRENKCFPKRTNLKEVMDYYFQCCSMETNCEAMSVIAASLANGGICPTTEEKVFRPEVIRDVLSIMHSCGTYDYSGQFAFKVGLPAKSGVSGGMMLVIPNVMGIFAWSPPLDDLGNTVRGLQFCEELVNMFNFHRYDNLKHLSNKKDPRKHRYETKGLSIVNLLFSAASGDVTALRRHRLSGMDITLADYDGRTALHLAASEGHLECVKFLLEQCHVPHNPKDRWGNLPVDEAENFNHSDVVEYLKSWAEKVKDAPEECFPEAVTTKTAADEEISTDTVTTPDRSGNTSPVPSEAGFRSPSPVSSESDSTASVASVDKTKPGL, encoded by the exons ATGATA AAGAAATTGCGAACTCCACCACTATTGGACTTGGTTTTTGCCAATCGGAAATTATCCTTTTATGATCCCAGCTCTGGACCGAAGCAACGCGAGGAACATGCCAAACT TCATCGCGAGCAGGAGCAACGCAATGCCGAGGATGTGTTGTTCGATATGTTCGCCAGCGAGGAGACTGGACTCATATCGATGGGCAAATTTCTGGCCGGACTAAAGACCACAGGAATTCGACGCACCGATCCCCGTGTGCGCGAGTTAATGGACAACCTCAAGAAGGTGCACAAGCTGAACAACTACGAGACGGGATCCTCGGCAGAGACTCAGCATCTAAATCGCGAGACCTTCAAAGC TGTCGTTTCGCCAAATATTGTGCTCATTGCCAAAGCATTCCGTCAGCAGTTTGTGATCCCTGATTTCTCCAGTTTCACCAAGGACATTGAGGAAATCTATTGCAACTGCAAGTCCAATACGCTCGGCAAATTGGCCGATTACATTCCCCAGCTGGCACGCTACAGTCCCAACTTTTGGGGCGTCAGCATCTGCACTGTGGATGGGCAACGCTTCTCCATTGGCGATGTCGACGAGCCCTTCACACTTCAAAGTTGCAGCAAGCCCCTGACCTATGCCATTGCCCTGGAGAAGCTCGGGCCCAAGGTGGTGCATTCCTTTGTCGGCCAGGAGCCGAGTGGTCGCAACTTCAACGAGCTGGTTCTCGATCAGAATA AGAAACCCCACAATCCCATGATCAATGCGGGTGCCATACTTACTTGTTCTTTGATGAACGCACTGGTCAAGCCGGACATGACCTCTGCTGAAATCTTTGATTATACCATGTCATGGTTCAAGCGCTTGTCAGGTGGTGAATACATTGGCTTCAACAATGCTGTGTTCCTCTCAGAACGTGAGGCTGCAGATCGCAACTATGCGTTGGGCTTCTATATGCGGGAGAACAAGTGTTTCCCGAAGCGCACCAACCTGAAGGAAGTGATGGATTACTATTTCCAATGCTGCTCCATGGAAACCAATTGCGAAGCCATGTCTGTGATAGCTGCCAGTCTGGCCAATGGTGGCATTTGTCCCACCACTGAGGAGAAGGTCTTTCGCCCTGAAGTTATTCGGGATGTGCTCTCGATTATGCACTCTTGCGGCACTTACGACTACTCGGGTCAGTTTGCCTTCAAGGTAGGCTTGCCAGCCAAGTCTGGTGTAAGCGGTGGCATGATGCTGGTCATTCCCAATGTGATGGGCATCTTTGCCTGGTCTCCACCTCTGGATGATCTGGGTAATACAGTGCGCGGTCTGCAATTCTGCGAGGAGCTGGTCAACATGTTCAATTTCCATCGCTACGATAACCTGAAGCATCTCTCCAACAAGAAGGATCCGCGCAAGCATCGCTACGAGACCAAGGGTCTCTCCATTGTCAATCTGCTCTTCTCGGCAGCGAGTGGTGATGTCACCGCATTGCGTCGTCATCGCCTCTCGGGTATGGACATCACACTTGCCGACTATGATGGACGCACTGCTCTGCACTTGGCTGCCTCTGAAGGTCACTTGGAGTGTGTGAAGTTCCTGTTGGAGCAGTGTCATGTTCCACACAATCCCAAGGATCGTTGGGGTAATCTGCCCGTCGATGAGGCCGAGAACTTTAATCACTCGGATGTTGTTGAGTACCTTAAGAGCTGGGCTGAGAAGGTGAAGGATGCACCCGAGGAATGTTTCCCCGAAGCTGTGACCACCAAAACAGCAGCCGATGAG GAGATTTCAACCGACACTGTAACCACTCCAGACCGCAGTGGCAACACCAGTCCCGTACCTTCAGAGGCTGGCTTTAGGAGCCCCAGTCCAGTGTCCTCGGAGTCGGACAGCACGGCGAGTGTTGCCAGCGTGGACAAAACTAAGCCAGGTCTCTAA